Sequence from the Mytilus galloprovincialis chromosome 10, xbMytGall1.hap1.1, whole genome shotgun sequence genome:
TGCCGTGGGGATCTTCTCGGCATGGAGAGTTATTCTTCCATTGTCACTGGGGCATAACACTGCCATGGTTCTGGTGACGTAATTGGTTGGTCGACAGTAATAATCCTTTTGTGGTGCATAATGGAATCTGCATTTTGTTGTTCTCTTATGGCTGTAAAATTAAAAGTAACAACaaattaaagtaacaaaataacgtcatattgaacaaaatatatataactctCTAGGAATAAGTTAAATGGGATGCAGGTTACAAaccaatgaaacaaatatcaaatgatacAAATAACCCAAGGTATATAATGAAAGCGAACTCAAGTCTTCAACGGTAGACATATGTGAGGGTTTGGATAGGTGTTGTGTTTTTGTAATTTCCCCcatttttcaattgtgtttacTCATAATTCTCTATTCTTAATATGTTGgcctatttttttctatttgttgcCCGGTTTTCTGCATTTGTGGCCCTTTATTATCTATTCCGTTTACCCTACCCATACCTTAATGTGTCTCATTCATTTACAATAGGATAAAGCAATACATGTAGATTAGGGAAAACACATATACTAATTACAAGCTATAAGGGACAAGATTGGATAGTATGGGAATCGAGGGATCATTAATCATTCGTTGATAAGGATATCAGGGACTGTCGAAGTAATAGACAATACAACAGACATCACCAACCACTTCCATTCGACTCCTAGTTATAAAGTGCAAACAACAAGGAATATGGTTGATATAGACTAACATGATACAGGCATACTACGTTGGGGCATTGCATTAAACATGCgaaaatatgtatgtttataatatgaaaataatcaaCTCATTAACTAGACCAACAATCACATTATATTCCAGGGGATTACCAAAAATATGAATCGTAAGGATCAGCTACAGTAACATGGTCACGTTTAGCCTATATATCATTTTGGCCTAACTACAGTTGCATGTCTTTTTATTTGGATTGGTTGCCatttaattcagaaatatttagcgttttttctctcattttctgTATTAATTCGTTTATTATTAACACATGAATAAGAGGAAGCGTTACTTATACTTTAGAACGACAGCAACCAAACTCTAAACAAGGCATACTTTTCTTCTATTTTTACTTTAGTTTGGTTGATCATAgtgctcgtttttttttataactttatgaTATGTTTGAGACTAAATATCTACTCACCCTATACACTCCACTTTATAAATAGTTTGGACTCCTCGGTCGCCTAAAACGACTTCACAAATTTCATCGCCTAGTTTTTTACCAGTCATTATTTGGTTGATGGATCTATAAATATGGGTCACCAGTGTGCGTACTTCCCTGCACATAGGGAATTTATGGATCTTTGCCATTTTCGTCATTCTGAAATGAAAACATGCATTGAAATATTTATCTAAATCATTTTGTGACAATATGACGTTATTCTAGTGTAGTTTTTATCACGAAATAAAAGAGTATTTTAAGACATATTAACACATGGTAAAGTTAAAATTACTGTAAAATGTTACTAGTATTACTGCAAACagtcatgtgtttttttttttaaatatattaaaatactaataataataaaaaaaaaaaaaaaaaagattatagaaaaaaaagtaaaaagtgaaATGATTAGAAGTAACATATTAGTTGGTCAGAGTAAAATGTCTTACGATGTATGCCTTTTATTTGCTTTGATCTAAATCAAAAACTCATACTCAACATGTAGCAAggtagaaaaacaaacataaaccaTAAAGTATAAACTTAtcagaaaaacaaacataaactaTAAAGTATAAACTTATCggaaaaacaaacataaactaTAAAGTATAAACTTATCggaaaaacaaacataaactaTAAAGTATAAACTTATCggaaaaacaaacataaactaTAAAGTATAAACTTATCAAAATGAGTTTATAATGTCATACGTTCATGTCATATTTAAAGTcattactgtttatttatattcattattgGTCATAACTATTCATTActttatcttttttaaacataAGTATGTAttgattatttaatttttcattttaaacataagTAAGTATTGattgtttaatttttcattttaaacataagTAAGTATTGattgtttaatttttcattttaaacataagTAAGTATTGattgtttaatttttcattttaaacataaataagtatttattgtttaatttttcattttaaacataagTAAGTATTGAttgtttaattattcattttaaacacaagaaagtATTGATTgtttaattattcatttaaaacataAGTAAGTATTGAttgtttaaatattcattttaaaccAAATAGTATTAAATCGATACAAAACGTCTTCAAAATTAAAACTAGCATCATTATTTCTGcattattctaaaaaaaagaaagaaatctGAGCCCTATTTTGTGATTGTGAGTATTTATTTCATTCTAAAAAAACAACAAGATAGCAAACATTGAAATGTGTTGATGTAAAAGATTTGTATCAGCTCCAAATTGAACAagagttcataaaaaaaaaactcatttagaTGCTATAGGTtttgaatgaaacaaaaacaattaatatgCACTCTGACCGTTCCGTCTCAAGACATTTCTCAAGACAACATTATAAAATCGTCAGTGCTTAATtgaaatttctatttttaaaatttatttacccAGATCCTCTGATATCCTCAACTGCATTTTGTTTAGAGAAAACGTGTTTTGAAACACCGTCGCATTCTTTGCTGTGTTTTAAGTAATTCACAAAACTTCCATCTGAGTCTTTCATTGCTTGACGGCTGTAAGAgagagttttatttatatttcatgaaaAAGTCAATCACATCTGTAATTTCAAGGCTGTTCAATAAGCCTTAACTGTATGTAGAGATAAGGTGATTTAATTAGTATGAAGCGGTAAGATGATTTATTTAGTATAAAATGGAAGCATAATTTGACTAATCTACAAtctacttattttcatattaaaacacAATGACTGTAATActatacaaaattatgaaatatcgGATctagtgaatgttttttttttaaatttgtatttgtttttgcatTAAGTGAAGCATGTGTGTTCATTCTGATCTTGGATCTTTACTTTTTGTACTTTCTGTTGTAACATATCACCAACGTTTTAATGGACTTTGGATAAACCTCAATGATTACCTCGGAATCTTATGTAATTTGTAAGTGCTGccattatattttcaattattgCATAACCatggcatctatgatgagtttacttgtTAATAACATTTCGTATAATAAGAGTACTTACATGTTATATCTAACGTAGGTTTCTGGAACCTTACTCTTATCACAAATCCATTCCTGTGGTGGTAGACATTGTCTATACAACAAGTCGTATTTCTGACAGAGCTGCCATTTGTTACTCTTCGGATTAGGGAGAGCAGTAGCAAGCGTCACAGCTATGACAGCAATATAAAGTTGAAGTGGAACCTGAGAGAAAAATAATACGTGTTTTTAAAGGAACTTCTTTTCTGCTATCTTaagttttatctattttatgATAGTTTTTGTTCACAGGAATAATATGCTTAAAGTTTATCATACATTtcatcttatatagtttatttattcaaacaATTTATGCTTTAATATcttcaaatgaatgaaaaaacacGATGCTCAAATAAACAAACTTCTATTAGCAAAAAAGTGAAAACagagaaaacatatatatatgacaaaagaGAGAGGGATTTCTGATGCAACAGTTAGGAACTCTTGATCCTGATGAACTCAATGAGAGagatgaaaataatttaaaacaactCTAAATAATAATCTTGAAAtcataaaaattgatttatagaaattcatacagtTTATTGAATATCCAAATTCTGTTAGACTTTTACTCCAGCTTTATGTAGTTTGAgctacaaacatgtatttttatagaacatcaataaatatgttaaactttaACTCAAATTTTGTGAAGTTCAAGCTTAATTtcttttttgtcatgcatccgatttcaccatGAGAGATGCGCATGCCtaatgaagctaatttgtttagcgataTATTgtgtaaatgtatttaaaaatcttatagaactttttaatatattaattaaatttcataaatgttTTCTTAAAACATCTACATAATCTTACCATTTATAGACTTTCATATAGACTTCTTTCAAATAAAGcaatatattcataatatttCCCATAGAAAAAAGTTTTCCTTTAGAAAATAGTTTTATCCAAATaggaaatttgtttttcttttaactgTGACCTTAACTTTAAATTTAGACAAATTTGTCATATTTTAATAGTTGTTCATAAACTTTTACTCATTATaagaaattctttttaaattaattaagatTTAATCTTACCATTGTAAATTCTTGTTCTGAGTCAAAATTAAATCTGATTTCTAAACTAGAAAACATGGATATTTATATGCTTAAAAGAGGAAATTAACTTCTATGATTTTTTTACATCGTTTTTTGATTCGTCCTTTTATTTGTACGTTATAAACTGATGTATTACTTAAAAGTCTTAAGGCTATGTTAACTAAATAAAAGTTACGTCTCACCAATGATTATCATATGAATGTTTTGACAACATTCGAATTGCAAACTAATCTTTTGTTTTCTACTAAAGTGGCTAATTATGGTTTTGAATATTTGACGTAATAGAGTCATACGAGTTGCGATTGGCTCTTGAATCCTTTTCCTCGTTGcattaaaatacataaaagaaaCGAAATTGTGAGTTATTCAGAATATACAGTTGTTCTAGCGATTTAAACATGGTAAGAAAAGACTATCATTCACTTATCATATCTCAGTTCAGTAAAGCTGCACAAACTATGACAATTAATTgaattgaaataactttttgaTGATTGGTAATATATAAATATGGTATAAATATCTAGTTATTCAGTTAATGTCTTTTATATCCGAAGACTTTACCCACAAATATAATCAAATTGTTGTTATAACAATTCTAAACTTTTCTTTTATCTAGATgcatatttttgttgtttggtttGCGGTATTGGGAGTATCTGGCGCTTACAAGTGTATGGATCCTCCAGAAATGCATTGGCCTGATAGGGTCAGAATATGTGAtggaaactttaaaaataatcttGGATGTGATGATAAAAGATTTCCGTATAACCAGTAAGTACATTGTTCAACCAGTTTTGTTCTGGCGAGTTCTATACATCGTTCTAAATcataaatatgaaaattgttCCTGATTGAATTTCTGATTAAGATATTAAGAATTCGGTCATTTtgttatttatctttatttttttcttgtagaAAAATCTTTTGAAGAATTTGCTTTATATTGTTTGATATATCACatcttttgaataattaaaaaaaaaacagaaaccaaAAAGACAAATACCAATCAAACCTTAGAAagattaaatacaaaattaaactgAGAAAGATAACATACTAAATTAAAACTAAGAAAGATTAGATAAACCATGCAagtttcatatacatatatagatagataaatatatttaagtctgaaaattacaccaaacagtgttagaatatatatatatatatattatatatatcagctggcattttatatatgtatttcaaaCGATGTAAGTGGATAAAATCTACGTTACGTGTACAATTTTGTACACTTAATATGTTTGAGTTTTCATTCATATGCACAGATGATCAACATATCCTACCAGGTATTCTCACAAAAAAGCACACGATTAATGTTGTAGATCTGTAGATGAAAAGTATATGATTGAGCATTACACGTTATACACATACTTTTCAAAATTAAGGATATTCTCAAACAATTACACGACAAGAACTTCTCACTGACGAGACATTCTATTATTATGACTATATTAACATATAGATgagacttcttttttttttattttcaaattactagTGTATTATACTATGATGAATATTGTTATAACTAAAATGTATACCTTTTTCATTGTGTTGCAATTTTTATTTCAGTGATCATATAGAAAGCGCCCTTCAAGCTGACAGAGATCTTCTATCCTTCGTTGAGgattcatgtaaaatatactcTCCAGAACTTCCCCTTGAATATGAGTAAGTTTatctttatatttgaaaataatttttatgacAATTGTCACTATCGAGGGAATAAAAACTTTTCTAAACTGGGTGTTTTAGTAGACACTGGATGTAATTATTATTATCTGGTTGTTCTAAAAATGACAACCAACTGTCTGATAGTAAGCAAATATTCGACGAAAGAACATTTTATCAATTTCGTGCGTCCGAATAGCTTTTACTGATTCACTTTCATCATGaatcataaaaacaaacaaatgtataacaaGTAAAGACGATAGAATCTTTATCACCAAGATGGAGATAACACGAATGTCTTTTAAATAACATTTGTTAAAAAAGTTAAAGCTTCATTACTAGTTAATGTGTCATTGCATCAAAGTCAAAACATCAATCATCAATGTGTTATTAGAAATCAGTCCAAGTATTCATCCACGAAGTGTTTTACACCAAAATCATAATTTTGTCTCAATGTGTTATAACAACAATGTCCGAATATTCAACAACTTGGTGTTATTACAAAACGGTCCCAATATTCAACCACATTGTGTCATAACATTAACCGCAATGTGTtaaatgcagaaaagtaaataaTATTGCTATGAGTTTACCCTATAGTCCATTCTTTTACttgaaataacattttatatttgtccCCCTTTATTTAAAGGCAATGTCCAATTGATGGCGGAGAGCTTGGAAAAACATTAGGGAGATGTGAGAAGGTTTGTGATGGCGAATATGTTAATGTTACAGCTGTAAATGTGCAAATGGTAGACGAAAGAACTAGGGTGTCACGTTGGAGCAAGTGTTATGTTATACGTCCATGGGAACAGAAAGTTTACTACATGAACTGCAAGTAAGTAGATATGTTTCACACATCTGTTTTCTTTCTCAGGCGCcgcctttaaaaaaatcatttattatcaACAATGTAGTAGTGGTAGTACCAAAAGACAAACTTGTTCACATGGATATATAAAgttgtggtgtgagtgccaatgagacaactcaccatccaagtcacaatttataaaagtcaaccaatataagtcaaaatacggtcttgaacacggagccttgactcacaacGAACAGTAAGTGAACAGTTTCTAATActttaattgttattttataaacCTTTATCCCAATTTACTTATTGGCAAATGAATAGGTTCATTCTCATCTTCTTCGATTCTTTTGTATCTCTGATCAAAATTGAAGATTAAAAGCTTGCTTATTTAAATACACCAAATaacttatgatttattttttattgcagAAGTGATAAACCTACTTTTGCAAGCAGTACTAGTTCATTTAAGTGTGTTCCAGACAACTTTATCAGACGTAGGGTTGCCGTATTTTGTCCAGAATTTAAAGAACACCAATGTCAGAAAGTGGACATTGAATTACCCACTAACTGTGCTGCAAGTCGATTTGAATGTGTTAAACCGAAGAAATCAAAGGAACAAAAAGTAAACAGTTTCTTTGATTCTTTGTTTTTGTAGTTAGTTTTTTTAAAGAACTATCCTCCCGGCGTGCTGTAGTTCAAATCTTACGGTATCATCAAAACcattctgaaaaaagaaaaaaaaagttttgaaccTCAGAGATTTGAACAAAtttgattttcttatttaaatcCATGCAGACTGTGATTTTAAGTTGTTTTTTGTAATATTGTTCATTTCATCATCATCCATTATGtcatgttctttttatattgacttatgtgaaaataaaacaataactttATTTATCCAAGTCTTTAGTCTCTTTGTGTTAGTGTAGACTAGTTAATAATTGACATTAGTTATTTGTCatgagtttatttaattttcCATTAATGAATAGATAGCATGTCTTGCGAGAGGTTTGGAATGCCATTAAACcaggttaaggtggtacctaatactttcactaaaattaatttggcttttttaattttcataaaattttgtcaaagtatttactttgaccctttaactaaaatataaaaattttaaaaattttgaaccaaccgctTTGTCAGAAAAATGCCA
This genomic interval carries:
- the LOC143049545 gene encoding uncharacterized protein LOC143049545, which encodes MHIFVVWFAVLGVSGAYKCMDPPEMHWPDRVRICDGNFKNNLGCDDKRFPYNHDHIESALQADRDLLSFVEDSCKIYSPELPLEYEQCPIDGGELGKTLGRCEKVCDGEYVNVTAVNVQMVDERTRVSRWSKCYVIRPWEQKVYYMNCKSDKPTFASSTSSFKCVPDNFIRRRVAVFCPEFKEHQCQKVDIELPTNCAASRFECVKPKKSKEQKVNSFFDSLFL
- the LOC143049544 gene encoding uncharacterized protein LOC143049544 — translated: MFSSLEIRFNFDSEQEFTMVPLQLYIAVIAVTLATALPNPKSNKWQLCQKYDLLYRQCLPPQEWICDKSKVPETYVRYNIRQAMKDSDGSFVNYLKHSKECDGVSKHVFSKQNAVEDIRGSGMTKMAKIHKFPMCREVRTLVTHIYRSINQIMTGKKLGDEICEVVLGDRGVQTIYKVECIGHKRTTKCRFHYAPQKDYYCRPTNYVTRTMAVLCPSDNGRITLHAEKIPTACSCVKVGCDDTFTPKRIL